The sequence below is a genomic window from Gemmatimonas sp. UBA7669.
TTTTTCAGCACCCTGCTAGAGGAAACCAAGGACGCGGCACTCAAGACCCGGAACCCGAACCCAGAACTCGGAACTGATCAGTTTCGGGTTTTGAGTTCGAGTTTCGAGTCGTAAGTGTCTGTTGACTCCGAACTCAAAACTTGAACTCAAAGCTCACAGCTAACCGGACTGTCGGTGAGCTCTGAGCTTTGAGTTCAAGTTTTTGAGTTTTGGGTTTCCCGGCGCTCAGCCCCCCGGGGACAGCCCCTGCAACCAATCCGGCCCAGCCCGCGTACGGCCCGTATGCCTACCCCCCTGACTCAGATCAGCTCGGTCACCTGGGAACACCCGGCCGACCGCGCCGCCCTGCGCGCACTGCGCGCCATCCCCGGTTTCGACGAGGTGGTCCGCAAGATTGCCGGCGCCTTCGGCGAACGCGGTGTACGCAACCTCTTCCTCGGCGATGCGGTCCTGGTAGGGCCCACACAGCGCCCACGTCTCCACGCCATGTACGAAGACGTGCTGCGCACCCTCGACTGGCCCAACGCCGGCCAGCCGGTCCCGCAGCTCTATGTGGCGCAGAATCCCATTGCCAACGCCGGTGCGGTCGGATTCGACCAGCCCTTCATCGTGATCAGTTCGGGCACTCTCGAACTGCTGGAGCCCGACGAGCAGCGCTTCGTGTTGGCCCAGCAGCTCGGCCACATCATGACGGGTCGCACGACGTACCGCACCATTGCGCTCATCGTGCTGTTCTTCGGCATGAGCGCGCTGCCACTCCTGGCGTCGATTGCGCTGCTGCCCTTCCAGCTCGCGCTGCTCGAGTGGTATCGCAAGTCGGAACTGTCGGCCGATCGCGCCGGCATGCTCGGCACACAGGATCCGCGCGCGAGCCTGATGGCCTTCCTCAAGCTCGCGGGTGGCAAGGCCGAGGGTGACACCATCGACCTCGACGCCTATCTGGTGCAGGCGGCCGATTACGAGATGGGTGGCACGGCGTGGGACAGCGTGCTCAAGGCCCTCAACACCGCGCTGCGCGAACACCCCTTCCACACAGTGCGCGCCGGCGAGCTGCGCCGCTGGGAGCAGAGCGGCGCCTACGCCACGATTGTCGGCGGCGAATACATCCGCCGCGGCAGTGAGGCTGAACGTCCGTTCCGCGACGACCTGCGCGATGCGACCGATTATTACAAGGAGAAGGCGCGCGAAGCAGCCGACGCCGTCGGTGGTGTCATCAATCGCGCGGCCGACGCGTTCCGCGATGCCTTCAAGGCGGCGGCCAGCATGGGCGACGCGCCCCCTCCGCCTCCGTCGGAGCCGCCACCGCCCGCTCCCGAGCCGCCGCCAGCCCCGGAGCCACCACCGGCCCCTGCACCGCCGGGCAGCACCTTCTGACACATCAAACCCGCCCGCCGAGACCACGCGTCTCGGCGGGCGGGGTGTTTGTGCTGCAGCGCGAGTCGGACGCAGCCTGATGGCCCGCTGCCCGACTAGATTTCCGCCCCATGAAGATCCTGCTTCTTGGTTCAGGTGGCCGCGAACATGCGCTGGCCGATACGCTCTCGCGCGAAAACACCGCCGTTGAACTGCTGGCCGGTCCCGGCAATCCGGGTATTGCGCAGCTTGGTCGTCTGGTGAGCATCAAGGCCGATGACCCCACGGCCGTTGTCGCGCTGGCGGAGCAGGAGCAGGTGGACCTCGTGGTCGTGGGCCCTGAAGCCCCGCTGGCGGCCGGCGTGGTGGATGCGCTGCAGGTGGCGCGCATTCCCGCCTTCGGACCCACCATGGGCGCCGCGACGGTGGAGACCAGCAAGGCCGACACCAAGACCCTGATGCTGCAGGCCGGTGTGCCCACCGCGCACGCGGAAACGCATCGCGTGGCGCGTGACGCCAAGGAGGCCGTGCGCACGCGCTTCGGCGCCCCCGTGGTCATCAAGGCCAGCGGTCTCGCGGCCGGCAAGGGCGTGATCGTGTGTCAGTCGGAGGCCGAGGCCTTTGATGCCATCGATCGCATTCTCGATGATCGCGTGTTTGGTGAGGCGGGCGCGGAATGTCTCGTGGAATCCTTCATGACGGGCGAGGAGCTTTCGCTCTTTGCGGTCACCGATGGCCACGACGTGCTGCCCATGATCGGCGCCCAGGATCACAAGCGTCTGCTCGATGGTGACGAGGGCCCGAACACGGGTGGCATGGGGGCGTATACGCCGGTGTCCTTCTCCACACCGGCTCTTGTAGACGAGGTGACGGAGCGTGTCTTCCTGCCCACGCTGCATGCGCTACGCAAGCGTGGCACACCGTTCACCGGTCTCCTGTACGCGGGCCTCATGCTCACGCCCGACGGCCCCAAGGTGGTGGAGTTCAACTGCCGATTCGGTGACCCGGAGACGCAGGCCATTCTGCCGATGCTCACCAGCAGTCTGCTGGAACCCATGCTCGCGGTGGCGCGCGGCGCGCGCATTGGCAACATGCCGGCCTTTACGTGGCGCGCTGGCGCCAGCGTGACCACGGTGGTGGCGTCAGCCGGGTATCCCGATGCCCCGCGTACCGGCGTGCCGATCTCGCTGCCGGAGTTCGGCGACGCGGTGCGGGTATACCACGCCGGCACCAGGCGCGACGGGCGCGATCTGCTCACCAGTGGCGGTCGCGTGTTTGCGGTCACCGCCATGGCCGACAGCTTTGCCGCCGCGCAGCAGGCCTCGCGCGACGCCGCCTCGCGCATTGACTTCGAGGGGGCCAGGTATCGTCGCGACATCGGATGGCGCGAGGCCACACGAGTCGGATGATTCTGACCTGACTACCACGGACAAACACCGACAACAACGGAAAAGTCAGGATGACCGCTCGGATTTGTGGATGGTGCGAACATCCGACGCCGTCTCCTGTTGTTTCTTTTTTCTTCGGTGTTACTCCGTGGTAGGCAGTAGAGACATGCGCCATGCCTGAACTCCCGGAAACCGAAACCATCGCGCGCGATCTGCACGACATGGTGCGGGGCGCCCGGGTGACGCGGGTGAACGTGCCGCGCCCCGACGTGCTGCGCGAGACGGATGTGGCGGGGCTGGATGCCGCCCTGCGTGACGCAGCGGTGGAACGGGTGTGGCGGCGCGCTAAGCTCATCGTGCTGGACCTTCGCGGCGCCTCAGGTGCGTGGCACGTGGTTGTGCAGCCGCGCTTCACCGGTGGCCTCATCGTGGACGACGGCCAACTCTCCGAGAGCGAACGCCAGTACGTGTGCGTGAGCTTCACGCTCGGTGATGGCCGCGTGCTGCACTACCGCGACGTGCGCCGACTGGGCGCCGTGGCCCTCATGTCTGGCGAGCGTTTCGCCGAGTATTCCGCCGGACTTGGCCCCGAGCCTCTTGACCCGACACTCACTACGGCTGCATTTTCGGGTTGTATTCGGGACTCACGCCAACCTATCAAGGCCGCGCTCATGGATCAACGGCGGCTGGCCGGCGTGGGCAACATCTACGCCAACGAGGCGCTATGGCTGGCCGGCATCGACCCATCACGCGAAGCAGCGTCGCTTTCCGATCCGGAGTGGGCCACGCTGCACCACGAACTGCGGCAGGTCCTGCAAGCCAGCATCGCGGCACGTGGCACCAGCTTTCGCGACTACCGGGACGCGCGCGGTGAGCGGGGACGTTTTGTCGAACAGTTGGCCGCATACGGTCGTGCCGGCGAGCCCTGCCGCCGCTGCGGGCATCGCCTCATCGGTACCCACGCCGTGGACGGACGCAGCACGGTCTTCTGCGCGAGGTGTCAGTACTGATCTGGCCGCGGGTCTGGCCGCGTCACTGCCAGCCCGCCCCACGCGTCGCCCGCGTGCGCTGGCCACACAGCTCGACCTGGCCATGCCGGCCAGCGAAGCCAACGTGGCCCGGCTGCGTGAACAGGTGCGCGCCACCACGCGCAATGCGCCCGGTGTGTACCTCATGCGCAGCGCACACGGCGAGGTGCTGTACGTCGGCAAGAGCACGCAGGTCCGCACGCGCCTGCTCAGTTACTTCCGCCTGCCCTGGCCCGAGCACCGCCACGCCCGCATGCTGCGTGAAACAAGCAGCATCGAGTGGGAGCCGCAGCCCAGTGAATTCGCGGCCCTGCTGCGCGAGGTGCGACTCATTCGCGCGCACCTGCCGCGCTACAACGTCCGCTCGGCACGGCCGCTCGACAAATGGTGGGTCATCAGCATTGCGAGGGGGCCGGCGCCGCGTCTTCGCATCCAACGCGCCAGTGCCGCCGCCCGCTCGCGGGATGTGGCGCAGATCATTGGCCCCTTCGCGTCACGTCGTCCGTTGCAGGACGCATTGCGCGTGCTCAACGACGCGCTGGGCCTGCGCGACTGCAGTGACCGCGTGCCCCTGCATCTCGCCGATGTGCAGGAGCTTTTTGACGCCGCGCATCCGGCCATGCAGCGCACGCCTCGCTGTCATCGCTACGAAACCCGCCGCTGCCTCGGCCCCTGCGTGGGCGCCACGAGCGAGTATGAATACCGCGCGCAGCTTACGCGGGCCCGGGCGGTCCTCGAGGGGCGCGACGATACGCCGCAGCAGCAACTGGTGCGCGAAATGGCGGCAGCCAGTGCGTCCTTGAGCTACGAGCGCGCGGGCTGGCTGCGCGACCGACTCACCGCGCTGCAGGAACTCGAGGCGCAACTATCGCGTGTGCGCGAGGCGCTGGCACGTCCGAGTTTTGTGTATGCGGTGCCTGGTCACGATGGCGACGATCGTTTGTATCTCGTGCGCCACGGTGTCGTGGTGGCCGAGGCGCGTTGCCTGGAACCTGAGAGCGTGAACAGCATGCAGGCACTCGAGCGGCAGACGACGCAGGCGGTACCCACTGGTGCGCTGGTCGATCGACTCGATGAGCTGCTGCTGGTGGAGTCGTGGTTCCGCGGGCGCAATGGGGCACAGGCCATTGTGGCGGAGACAGTGGTGGGGGCGCTGGAGGGACTCGTGCTTGCGGCCAGATCGTTGAACTGATGGTGTGAGGATTGGAGGATCCAAGGATTGGAGGGGCGGGCGTCGAGGGTTCCGCCAACGGGGAGCCCTCGACGCCCGCCTCTCTTATCCTCCGATCCTCTGATCCTCACACCTTCAGTTCAGCGGTTCAGCGGAGAGCAACGGAATCAACTCCACATCCGCCTGCCCCTTCCAGATATACAGCTTGGCCACACAGGGCTGCAGCTTGAAGCGCTGCGGACCCGCCGCCCCTGGGTTCACCACCACGCGGCGCGCCGCCTTCGTCACCAGTTGCTGATGCGTGTGCCCGTACACAATCACGTCGGCGTTGGGAAAGGCGCCAACCAGCTTGGGCGGCGTGGGGCTGCCCAACTCGTGGCCGTGCGTGACCACAATGCGAACGCCATCAATCACGTCCTCAATGCGCTCGACGAGATCGGGACGCCCCGGCGCATCGGTATTGCCCCACACGGCGCGAACCGGCGCGATGGTGGCCAACTCCGTCAGGACATCCGCCGGCCCCACGTCGCCGGCATGCAGAATCTGCGACACGCCCTCCAACGCTTCGAACACTTCGGGACGCACAAGCCCGTGCGTATCGGAGATGAGGCCGATGATGGTGGCGCGTTCGTTCATGGCTCGGAGGAAGACGGTGGTGTGGAGTCAGCGTTGCGAATATCGCGCGGAGCGTGAGGCGCCGCGTGTCCGGCCTGCTCACGCAAGGTGGCTAGGGCCGTTTGTGCGCCTTCGGCGTCACGCGATCCGGGAAACTGTTGCATGATGCGGCGGAGCTCGCTCATGGCACGGTCGGTATCGTGCAATGGACCGAGATAGAGATCAATGAGGCGCTGCGTGGCGAACAGGTCGTCAGAGCGCGTGGCGCCATCGGCCTTGCGCAAGCGCTGCAGCAGGGCCTTGGCCCGCTCGACATTACCGCCAGGCTTGAGTTGCCAGGCAATCTCGGCGTGCAGCACATCGACCCGGTCGCCGCGCTCCGCATGCAGCGCCTCGAACGCCGCTTCGGCCTCGGCCATGCGACCGGCCGCCGCCAGCGCCTCGGCATGCGAGTAGCCCGGTGGGGCCGCCTTGCCGCCACGCCCGGGGTGCAGAACGTTCATCAGCGCGCCGGAGGCCAGCCCGCCAACGCCCCTGACAGCCGCATAGACCAGTGCGGTGGCCAACGGTGCGCCCACCCACGCGAGCGGCCAGCGGAATTCCACGGGTAGGCCTACGAGCCCAAGCAGCACGTGCACCGGCTTGACGAACAGCAGCGAGGCCAACGCCCACAGCAGCAGCCCATCACGGCGCCGGCGGCGGCGCTCCCGCTCGACCGATGCCGCAAACTGCTGCTCGTCAATCACTCCGAAGGCTCCGCGACGTCACCCCAGCGCTTGCCCACCTGATGCTCCACATCGAGATGGTCAAGAATGCGCGCCACGATAAAGTCGACCAGATCGGCAATGCCGCTGGGCCCGTGGTAGAAGCCCGGCGCCGCCGGAATGACCGTGGCACCGGCGCGCGTCACGGACGTGAGGTTTTCGAGATGCACCAGTGAGAGTGGTGTTTCCCGTGGAACGAGAATCAGTCGACGCCGCTCCTTGAGGGCCACGTCGGCCGCGCGCTCCACCAGCGACCGCGACGTGCCGTGTGCAATGGCACTCACCGTGCCCATGCTGCAGGGGCAGACCACCATGCCACTCGAACGCGC
It includes:
- a CDS encoding M48 family metallopeptidase, with the protein product MPTPLTQISSVTWEHPADRAALRALRAIPGFDEVVRKIAGAFGERGVRNLFLGDAVLVGPTQRPRLHAMYEDVLRTLDWPNAGQPVPQLYVAQNPIANAGAVGFDQPFIVISSGTLELLEPDEQRFVLAQQLGHIMTGRTTYRTIALIVLFFGMSALPLLASIALLPFQLALLEWYRKSELSADRAGMLGTQDPRASLMAFLKLAGGKAEGDTIDLDAYLVQAADYEMGGTAWDSVLKALNTALREHPFHTVRAGELRRWEQSGAYATIVGGEYIRRGSEAERPFRDDLRDATDYYKEKAREAADAVGGVINRAADAFRDAFKAAASMGDAPPPPPSEPPPPAPEPPPAPEPPPAPAPPGSTF
- the purD gene encoding phosphoribosylamine--glycine ligase → MKILLLGSGGREHALADTLSRENTAVELLAGPGNPGIAQLGRLVSIKADDPTAVVALAEQEQVDLVVVGPEAPLAAGVVDALQVARIPAFGPTMGAATVETSKADTKTLMLQAGVPTAHAETHRVARDAKEAVRTRFGAPVVIKASGLAAGKGVIVCQSEAEAFDAIDRILDDRVFGEAGAECLVESFMTGEELSLFAVTDGHDVLPMIGAQDHKRLLDGDEGPNTGGMGAYTPVSFSTPALVDEVTERVFLPTLHALRKRGTPFTGLLYAGLMLTPDGPKVVEFNCRFGDPETQAILPMLTSSLLEPMLAVARGARIGNMPAFTWRAGASVTTVVASAGYPDAPRTGVPISLPEFGDAVRVYHAGTRRDGRDLLTSGGRVFAVTAMADSFAAAQQASRDAASRIDFEGARYRRDIGWREATRVG
- the mutM gene encoding bifunctional DNA-formamidopyrimidine glycosylase/DNA-(apurinic or apyrimidinic site) lyase yields the protein MPELPETETIARDLHDMVRGARVTRVNVPRPDVLRETDVAGLDAALRDAAVERVWRRAKLIVLDLRGASGAWHVVVQPRFTGGLIVDDGQLSESERQYVCVSFTLGDGRVLHYRDVRRLGAVALMSGERFAEYSAGLGPEPLDPTLTTAAFSGCIRDSRQPIKAALMDQRRLAGVGNIYANEALWLAGIDPSREAASLSDPEWATLHHELRQVLQASIAARGTSFRDYRDARGERGRFVEQLAAYGRAGEPCRRCGHRLIGTHAVDGRSTVFCARCQY
- a CDS encoding GIY-YIG nuclease family protein, with the translated sequence MPASPAAAAGIASSVPTPWTDAARSSARGVSTDLAAGLAASLPARPTRRPRALATQLDLAMPASEANVARLREQVRATTRNAPGVYLMRSAHGEVLYVGKSTQVRTRLLSYFRLPWPEHRHARMLRETSSIEWEPQPSEFAALLREVRLIRAHLPRYNVRSARPLDKWWVISIARGPAPRLRIQRASAAARSRDVAQIIGPFASRRPLQDALRVLNDALGLRDCSDRVPLHLADVQELFDAAHPAMQRTPRCHRYETRRCLGPCVGATSEYEYRAQLTRARAVLEGRDDTPQQQLVREMAAASASLSYERAGWLRDRLTALQELEAQLSRVREALARPSFVYAVPGHDGDDRLYLVRHGVVVAEARCLEPESVNSMQALERQTTQAVPTGALVDRLDELLLVESWFRGRNGAQAIVAETVVGALEGLVLAARSLN
- a CDS encoding metallophosphoesterase family protein, producing the protein MNERATIIGLISDTHGLVRPEVFEALEGVSQILHAGDVGPADVLTELATIAPVRAVWGNTDAPGRPDLVERIEDVIDGVRIVVTHGHELGSPTPPKLVGAFPNADVIVYGHTHQQLVTKAARRVVVNPGAAGPQRFKLQPCVAKLYIWKGQADVELIPLLSAEPLN
- a CDS encoding flavin prenyltransferase UbiX, yielding MPDTTRDLSPRTSGNAARHPVVLAITGASGAPYAVRLLQALVELGVPTWLIVSGHGWRLLQTESGIANLAALREAAGGALFDRHVTVFDDGDRGAKPASGSARSSGMVVCPCSMGTVSAIAHGTSRSLVERAADVALKERRRLILVPRETPLSLVHLENLTSVTRAGATVIPAAPGFYHGPSGIADLVDFIVARILDHLDVEHQVGKRWGDVAEPSE